The nucleotide sequence GGAAGAACGAGTGGTGCTCCCCTGGGCAGACGTTTGAGTCTTGGTTTCGTTCAAAGTGGTATTCTCCCGGGGGGCAGTTGACTTGCAGACCGTTACATTTACGATTTTAACACTCTTAGGAAACCAAAAAATGGGCACGGCGGTGTTTGGTGGGAGTCTGTTGAAAAAGTCCTCTAGAGTGGTGTTCATGTTCAGGTAGATCACGGTTACATTTCTTGTGTGATTTCCCCGTCTGAGAGTGAAATAAACTGGAAAGACGCTTGAATTTGCTAAAATAACAGATGGACAACATTCATGGGCCCAGCACCATGCGTTCTTGCTCATCGTGACACATATGTCATTCATCGGTGTTTCAATCTGCCAGCCGTTTATCACTGCGGTGGAGGTACCATTTTTTGAAAGTTGGGACCAGTTACGGCCAACTGGTTCAACGCAAAAATTCCTCTGGTTAAACTTATAGACCTTCTCGATACCCTCAGATGAATCCTGAGGGTAAGCCGTTATATTCAAATACCAGCTCCTGTTAACGAAAACTACCCCGTTATAGTCCACGAACGTTGAGTTCGTTGCTTTTGTAAAGTCCAAAGAGTATCGTCGAGAGCCGTTGAAATAGAGTAGAGATCCGCCTATGGGCGTCATGTCAAAGTCATAGCAAAAGCCAGCCTTGCACACGGGCGCATATTGGAAAAGTTGAAGATAAACGAAAGCATCACTTCCGCTTGATATAACGGAGTATTCAATCCTGTAAACGTAATCCTCTAATGGGCCATGCTTCAAGTCCACGTTGTTGCAGGTTTCGTTTGAGGCTTGAGCTGGAACAACGCTGAGAAGGAAAATTAGGGATATGAAAACGGCCTCAAACGTACGGTTCATTGAGTTCCCTCCGGCATTGCTCTTGGAGGGTGTCTATTACTTTGAAATCTGTGCTGAAGTAGTATGCTAAGTTTGATGGTTTCCATCCGATATCGCTTAGTGCTTTAACGTAATCCAGGGCGTAATCAATCGCCTTCTGTGGCTGGTGTTCCCTGCAGTGCTCATAACACTTTTCAAGGTTGCAGTCGCACTTCATGTTCTCAGGGCAATTATGTCCATTGTCACAGTTGCAGGGAATTCCCAGTATGGTCCTGTCGGCTTCCATTTCTATCGAAATTTCTGTGTTTGGGTTTTTAATGTTCCTTGGGAGTTCTTCATAAAACCAGCGGATCTTCTCGACTAACTTCTCGTATGAGTACGGAAACGTTTGTTTATGCCCGTTAATGTACTCAATACAGACACTGTTCTGATAGTAGTTAGGCTGAATGAACACATAGTCAAAATAACCACCAATATTGAGAATTCCATCGAAAGACTCCTCACGCAAGTAGGTTACACCCCTATCCCTAGTCGCCGGAATCCAAATTAGTTCCAGCCCATTGCTGTGAATGTAGTTGCTCATGTACTGGATGAACTCCTTCGTAACGTGGGCTCCATCGTAAGAGGTAGTCTGAAGGCAACTCTCGTAACTCCAGTAGAATCCAGTAGGGTCAGTGTTATCAACGCTTGGAACACCATCAATCCAGCCCTTGTAATATGAGTTCGCGCCAGAGTACTCAAACGGCATCTGCACTTGATCCCGTGGAAATCCCTCGGGGCGGCTAAAGGGTATTGTTATATACAATGGCATCCCGTATATGTGGTTGGATACCCATCTTGCAAATTCCCTTCCATCGTTGTATCCCGAATTATAAAATGGTCCGCTGTACTTAATCCCCTTCCCTTCTCCGCTGAGAACGACAACCCTATCGAAGCCCCTCTCCCTGAAGTCCTCGACGGTGGCTTTTCTATTTCCGACAGTCATCCGTGACTCGTAGTCAGAACCATTCCACCGAACCCACCACAAACCAAACTTCGACATAAAGAATCACCAATTTCAAGTAGTTAATTAATATATAAAAACCCTATGGTCAAACAAACACTCTTAAAACAAACAAAAAGTTCCAAAACAATCAAATGTAATAAAAAGTAAAGGATTACAACGCCCTTTCCATGAATTCAGATTCACGCTTCCATCCCCTCAATTTTCTCCTTCCAGTTCCCCGGCTTCCTGAAGTCCTTCTCAGCGTAGAGGCCCTCCTTCTTCAGTATCCCGCGAGCCGCAAGAAGGCCAGTTGCCGCGGCATTAACGATGTCCCTGCTCAAACCGGCGCCGTCTCCAGCGGCGAAAATTCCTTCGATACTAGTTTCGAGGTTCTCATCGACCTCGACTTTCATCGCGTAGTATTTTATCTCCGGTGCATAGAGTAGCGTATGGTCGCTCGCCACTCCAGGGAGAACGCGGTCGAGCTTCTCCAAGCCCTCGATGATGTTGGTGACAACGCGGTGGGGCAGGGCCATCGCTATGTCCCCTGGAGTTACGTTCTTCAGCGTCGGCTCGACGTCGCTCCTCCTTATCCTCGTCCATGTGCTCCTCCTCCCCCTCCTCAAATCTCCGAGGCGCTGGATTAGTGGCTTGCCCCCACCTATGGTCGTTGCCAGCTGGGCTATGCTCTTCCCGTAGGCCGTTGTGTCTTCCACTGGCTCCGTCAGCTCAATCCTGCTCAGGAAGGCGAAGTTAGTGTTGTTGCTCTTCTTCTCGTGCATCGAGTGGCCGTTAACACCGACGTAGCCGTCGTAGCGCTCCTCGACGACGAAACCGTTCGGGTTTGTGCAGAAGGTTCTCACAAAGTCGTCGTAGGTGTCGGTATAGATGTGGAACTTAGGGTCGTGGTTTATGCTCGTTATCGGCTCCATCACTATTGCCGGAACCTCTACCCTAACTCCAACGTCAATCGGCCCGTGCCTCGCTTTCAGCCCTATTTTTTGGGCAACCTCGTGGAACCAGTCAGCACCACCTCTGCCGGGGGCAACTATAATGTATCTCGCCTTAATCTCGAAGACGTCCTTTCCGCGCCTGACTTTAACCCATCCCTGGCTGAACTCCAGAGCTTTGGTCCATAGAAGGAACTTCACACCTTTGCTTTCCAGGTGCTTCTTTATGTCTTCTATAACCTCGGGCGTTCTGTCCGAGCCGATATGACGCTGAATTATCGGGATGAACTTTACTCCAGCCTGAGCCGCCCTCTGCTCCCAGTAGCGAACCTGCTCCTGCTTTCCCTTGAAGAGGTTCCCCGGGGCTTTGTGCTTCAGGAAAATCTGGTCTACTTCCCAGACGAGCTGCCAGGCGTAGTTTTCATCGCCCGTCAGCTCGCTTAAATCACCGCCTATGTCCGGGCGGAGGTTTATCGTTCCGTCGCTTAATCCACCGGCACCGCCGACGCCACTCATTATGTGGCAGGGCTTACACTCTATACAGTAGCCGAGCTCGAACATCGGACAGACGCGCTGTTTGACGTCACCACCTTCGTCGATGACGAGAACACTTAGCTTACTCTTTTCTGAAAGCTCGTAAGCCGCGAAAAGGCCGGCCGGTCCGGCACCGATAATCACAACGTCGTAGAACCTTCCTCTTCCTTCACCGGAAACCATATTTCCCTTACCGAGTTCTATGGCTTCGCCCTTAAAAAGCTTTTGGCAAGTTTTTGGTTAATTATGGGCTATCTTTATCTCAAGTTTAACTTGTCTATGCCAACAGCAGACCGAAGCCTTTAATACCTTCCGCGGGAACTTTCAAGGATGTGATACAATAGAGCGTCCACTGAGGGTTAAGGCCAAAAAGGCGAGGGTTCTTCACACGAAGAAAAAGCTTCTCCGAGCTCAAGTCTGAGATAGAAAAAACAAGCGAAGAAGTAGAAGAAGCCAAAAAGGCTCTTGAAAACTTAGCTGCGAGTGCTGAGGAAACCACAGCCAGTGCTCAGCAGGTCAGTGCGAGCGCCCAGGAGCAGGCTTCTGCTCTTGAGGAGGTTAAGAGGAATATCCTTGACCTTAGAAAGATAGTCAACGAGCTTAGGAGTGCTATTGATTTTATCCGGGTGGAGGGCTGAGATATGGAACCAGTACTAGAGATGGATGTTGTTGGAGAGCTTCTCAAGGGTAGCTTGGAAAATGGCTCTGTAACTTCCATTCTCTATGATGCATACTCTTTAGGATGGACACTTGGCTTTGAGGTCTTTAGGACATTATTGGATGGGGGCTTTTTTGGAGTTATTCACAACTACTCTCTCCCAGTTCCACGGCTTGTTTCTCGGGCTTTGTTTATGGGACTTAATATTACGGAGCTTTCTAAAAAGAACTCTCTGAGAATTGTTGATATCTTTGGATCTCGTTATAGCGTACCAATATCAGACCCCTATGTTATTAGAGTAGAAACCCCAGTGAAGACACGCTAACACCAAAAATTGAAAAGATATACCGGGAGAGTATTTACCTGGTTTCAGGGGATAGGGGTATAATAAAGCTAGTTTATACACTTGATGGAACGGTTGTAATGTTTGGAGAAAAGCCAACGCTCAGGCTTTTAAACTCAGAAGTCGCATTTCTCGCGAGAGAATCCATTAGTCATAGAATATCAGCAATAATTCTTCTTAACACTGATGTAGTTTCAGAGCGACTTGTTGCGTGGGTATCGAGTATCTCAGACACAATGGTTGCCTTCAGGTCAAGCATAAAAGAAGATGAACTAGTTGAGAGAATGATTATTCTAAAGACTCCTAGCCCTCATTTTGAACCTGTGACATATGAATTTAGGATATCCACTGAAAATGGAAAAGCTCATAATCTTCACTTTGAGAGGCTTAATTAGCTCGGCCAACCGAGTGCTCATCACGACTCAGCCAGTGCCGGTATCGTCATCGCCTTCCAAAGTTGGCATAGCTTTTTAAATCGCTTTCCCCAGCTCCAGTCATGAGCGAGCTTTCAACGATACTCAGCTCTGCACTGCTCATGCTCATCATGATAGACCCGAGCGATAAGATACTCCTGGTTACGTTTCTCCGCGAGGACTTCCACATAGAGGATATAAAGGCCCTTATAATCCGGGCGAACCTCATAGGTTTCCTCCTCCTCGCGAGTTTCGCCGTTGCGGGTCAGATAATCCTTCAGGAGATTTTTCACATCGATATAAGCGCCCTAAAGGTAGCTGGTGGCTTCGTTCTCTTCAAGATAGGCCTTGAGGCCCTCGAAGGCGGTGGAATGTTCACCCTCAAGAGGGAGAGGGACATACTGGCCTTAGCGGCAGTTCCGGTAGCGATGCCTCTCATAGCCGGTCCAGCAGCCATAACCGCGGTAATCACCCTCACAGCTGAATACGGCTACGTTGTTTCCCTCTCCGCTACGGCCATAGCGATAGCGCTCGTTGCCATCTCAATGTTCATAGCGCTCTACATGATGAAGTCCGTGAACAAAACTGCGCTAAGCGTTACAATCAGGATAATAGGCCTCTTCATAATGGCTATCGGGGCCCAGATGATGGTCGAGGGCGTCGTTGGAATCTACCTCCTCATGACTTCCGCCGGATGAACATCCAAAAGGCCGGGATAACCTTTTAACTTCTCCCTTCCCTCTTCCGAAAAGGTGAAAGGCATGAAGGTAGAACGCGTTAAGGGAACGAGGGATTTTCTTCCCGAGGAAATGGCGAAGAGAAGGTGGGTATTCGAGAGAATACGAGAGGTCTTTGAGCGTTACAACTTCACCGAGGTTCTCACTCCTACATTTGAATACACGGAGCTCTTCAAACTGAGGAGCGGTGAGGAGGTCGTCAAACAGCTCTACGCCTTCGTTGATAAAGGGGGAAGGGACATCTCCCTCAGGCCGGACATGACTTCGAGCGTCGCCCGCTTGTATGTCAACTCGTTCCAGACCGCTCCAAAGCCGATAAAGTGGTACTACATAGCCAACATGTTCCGCTACGAAGAACCTCAGAGCGGTCGCTTTAGGGAGTTCTGGCAGGCTGGAGTGGAGCTCATTGGTAGCGATAAAGTTGAGGCCGATGCGGAGGTTATAGCGCTCTTCGTTGAGAGCTACCTCGCGACCGGTTTAGAGGACTTCACGGTGAACATCGGTGACAGGATTTTACTCGACGAGTTCGCTAAGATGCTCAACGTTGAAGACGACATCGGACTTATGAGGCTTATAGACAAGAAAGACAAACTCTCCAGAGAGGAGTTTGTTAACGCCCTGAAGGACTTCGGGCTGGGCGATGAGGGTGTAGAGAAAGTGCTCTCGCTGATTGAAATCAAGGGAAATCCAGATGAAGTCCTTCCAAAGGCCGAAGAGCTTTTTAGGAGTGAAGAGGCTAGGGCCGAAATTAAGAGGCTCTACGAACTCGTTGACCTCCTCGATGCCTACGGCGTCTCAAGGTGGATTAAGATAGACCTCGGAATCGCTCGCGGTTTCGACTACTACACCAGCGTCGTGTTTGAGGCGATAGCGCCTAACGACCTTGGAATCGGCTCGATTGGTGGGGGTGGACGTTACGACAACCTCATAGAGGTCTTTGGTGGAAAACCGACTCCCGCAACTGGCTTTGCCATCGGCCTTGAGAGACTAATTCCAATTCTCGAGTGGAAGGGCCTTATTCCCGAGGTCAAGCTCAGGCCAGATGTTTATGTGATTCCCATCGGGGACGAGAAGGAAATCAAAAGGACTGCAGTTGAGGTTCTCTCCGCTTTGAGGAGGGCGGGAATCAAGGCCGACATCGAGCTGATGGGGAGGAAGCTCAGGAAAGCTTTGGACTACGCGGGCAGGCTTAAAGTACCTTACGTTGTCCTCGTCGGCAAGAGGGACCTTGAGAAGGGCAACGCCACAATCAGGGACATGGAGAGCGGGGAGCAGATTGTTGTGAAGAAGGAGGAAGTAGTCAGCGAACTCACGAGACTGCTGGGAGTTTAAAGCTTGAACTCCCTTGCCTTTCTTTTCATTCTCCACTCCTCGAGTTTCCTCACGAAGGGACACCGGGAGCGCCACCTTTGAAAGGCCCTCCTTATAACACCGCACACGCGAACCACCAGAGTTTATAATGGATAACCGTTAAAATCCTTTGTGTCATAGGGATGATGAGTCTGGAGCCCCCTGAGTAATGATGAGGTTTCGCGGGGCTGACCGGTATGAAGAGGCGCCTCTGTAAGGAATACATTCAGGAGATTGAGAGGCTCGAACGTTCAATCCGCGAGCTGGAGGAGGAGATAATCGAGCTAAGGATGCAGTTGAGGCTTAAGGTTGACGAGGCCAACAGACTGGCTATAGAAAACGAGAGCCTCAGGTACAAGCTTGAGTTAGCGAAAAGACGCGAGGCTTACCTCCTCGAGCTCCTTCAAAAGCTCAAGAGACCCCTGGTTATTGTTAATCCCGATGAGTTCGAGGACGTTAATGTTGATTTGAACCCTGACTTGAGGGAGTGAGAAAACCTTAATAGGACTCTCCCTTTTCTTAAGTCAGTTCAAAGGGGTGAAAGTTATGAGCATGGACATGACGACCAGAATGTTTAAGGAGGAGGGCTGGATTAGGAAGAAGTGCCCAAAGTGCGGTAAGTACTTCTGGACGCTCGACCCTGACAGGGAAACCTGTGGCGACCCGCCCTGTGACGAGTACCAGTTCATCGGAAAGCCCGGAATACCGAAGAAGTACACCCTAGATGAGATGCGCGAAAAGTTCCTCAGCTTCTTCGAGAAGCACGGCCATGGCAGGGTTAAGCGCTACCCCGTCCTTCCGCGCTGGAGGGACGATGTACTCCTCGTTGGCGCTTCAATCATGGACTTCCAGCCGTGGGTTATAAGCGGCGAAGCGGACCCACCGGCGAACCCTCTAACCATAAGCCAGCCTTCAATAAGGTTCACAGATATTGACAACGTCGGAATAACGGGAAGACACTTCACGATTTTTGAAATGATGGCGCATCACGCCTTTAATTATCCGGGCAAGCCAGTATACTGGATGGACGAGACGGTCGAGCTTGCCTTCGAGTTCTTCACCAAGGAGCTCAAAATGAAGGCTGAAGACATAACCTTCAAGGAGAACCCCTGGGCCGGTGGAGGAAACGCAGGACCGGCCTTCGAGGTGCTCTACCGCGGTTTAGAGGTGGCCACCCTCGTTTTCATGCAGTATAAGAAGGCCCCAGAAAATGCAGACCCGAGCCAAGTTGTCGAGATAAAGGGTGAAAAGTACGTTCCGATGGAGACGAAGGTCGTAGATACCGGCTACGGCCTTGAAAGGCTTGTGTGGATGAGCCACGGGACGCCAACGGCTTACGACGCTGTCTTAGGCTATGTCATTGAGCCACTCAAGAAGATGGCTGGAATAGAGAAGATAGACGAAAGAATCCTGATGGAGAACTCTAGATTGGCTGGAATGTTCGACATCGAGGACATGGGTGACCTGCGCTATTTAAGGGAGCAGGTGGCAAAGCGCGTCGGCATAACCGTCGAGGAGCTTGAGAAGGCTGTAAGACCCTACGAGCTCATCTACGCGATAGCGGACCACACCAAGGCCTTAACCTTCATGCTAGCGGATGGTGTCATTCCCTCCAATGTCAAGGCCGGTTACCTAGCGCGCCTGCTCATTAGAAAGAGCATAAGGCACCTCAGAGAGCTTGGCCTTGAGATACCGCTGAGTGAGATAGTTGCGATGCACATAAAGGAGCTTTCTCCAACTTTCCCCGAGTTCAAGG is from Thermococcus sp. and encodes:
- a CDS encoding DUF4855 domain-containing protein, giving the protein MSKFGLWWVRWNGSDYESRMTVGNRKATVEDFRERGFDRVVVLSGEGKGIKYSGPFYNSGYNDGREFARWVSNHIYGMPLYITIPFSRPEGFPRDQVQMPFEYSGANSYYKGWIDGVPSVDNTDPTGFYWSYESCLQTTSYDGAHVTKEFIQYMSNYIHSNGLELIWIPATRDRGVTYLREESFDGILNIGGYFDYVFIQPNYYQNSVCIEYINGHKQTFPYSYEKLVEKIRWFYEELPRNIKNPNTEISIEMEADRTILGIPCNCDNGHNCPENMKCDCNLEKCYEHCREHQPQKAIDYALDYVKALSDIGWKPSNLAYYFSTDFKVIDTLQEQCRRELNEPYV
- a CDS encoding NAD(P)/FAD-dependent oxidoreductase, whose translation is MVSGEGRGRFYDVVIIGAGPAGLFAAYELSEKSKLSVLVIDEGGDVKQRVCPMFELGYCIECKPCHIMSGVGGAGGLSDGTINLRPDIGGDLSELTGDENYAWQLVWEVDQIFLKHKAPGNLFKGKQEQVRYWEQRAAQAGVKFIPIIQRHIGSDRTPEVIEDIKKHLESKGVKFLLWTKALEFSQGWVKVRRGKDVFEIKARYIIVAPGRGGADWFHEVAQKIGLKARHGPIDVGVRVEVPAIVMEPITSINHDPKFHIYTDTYDDFVRTFCTNPNGFVVEERYDGYVGVNGHSMHEKKSNNTNFAFLSRIELTEPVEDTTAYGKSIAQLATTIGGGKPLIQRLGDLRRGRRSTWTRIRRSDVEPTLKNVTPGDIAMALPHRVVTNIIEGLEKLDRVLPGVASDHTLLYAPEIKYYAMKVEVDENLETSIEGIFAAGDGAGLSRDIVNAAATGLLAARGILKKEGLYAEKDFRKPGNWKEKIEGMEA
- a CDS encoding MarC family protein, which produces MSELSTILSSALLMLIMIDPSDKILLVTFLREDFHIEDIKALIIRANLIGFLLLASFAVAGQIILQEIFHIDISALKVAGGFVLFKIGLEALEGGGMFTLKRERDILALAAVPVAMPLIAGPAAITAVITLTAEYGYVVSLSATAIAIALVAISMFIALYMMKSVNKTALSVTIRIIGLFIMAIGAQMMVEGVVGIYLLMTSAG
- the hisS gene encoding histidine--tRNA ligase, which translates into the protein MKVERVKGTRDFLPEEMAKRRWVFERIREVFERYNFTEVLTPTFEYTELFKLRSGEEVVKQLYAFVDKGGRDISLRPDMTSSVARLYVNSFQTAPKPIKWYYIANMFRYEEPQSGRFREFWQAGVELIGSDKVEADAEVIALFVESYLATGLEDFTVNIGDRILLDEFAKMLNVEDDIGLMRLIDKKDKLSREEFVNALKDFGLGDEGVEKVLSLIEIKGNPDEVLPKAEELFRSEEARAEIKRLYELVDLLDAYGVSRWIKIDLGIARGFDYYTSVVFEAIAPNDLGIGSIGGGGRYDNLIEVFGGKPTPATGFAIGLERLIPILEWKGLIPEVKLRPDVYVIPIGDEKEIKRTAVEVLSALRRAGIKADIELMGRKLRKALDYAGRLKVPYVVLVGKRDLEKGNATIRDMESGEQIVVKKEEVVSELTRLLGV